One part of the Granulicella arctica genome encodes these proteins:
- a CDS encoding SDR family oxidoreductase: protein MRIFVTGATGFIGSTIVPELINAGHQVLGLTRSDAGAQSLVTAGAEVHRGDLEDLESLRSGAAQADGVIHCAFNHDFSNFVANCEQDRKAIEAMGDILVGSDRPLVITSGTGMGNAAPGQPATEDHFDANHPNPRRASEVAGASVAERGVNVSVVRLPQVHDTVKQGLIPYVVQVAREKGVSAYIGEGLNRWPAAHVLDVAHLYRLALEKHEAGSRYHAVAEEGVSMRKIAEVIGRGLKVPVVSLSPEEAPAHFGWLAMFAGFDMPASSAQTQQRLGWHPTGPGLITDLEQMRYF from the coding sequence TGCCACCGGCTTCATCGGATCAACCATTGTTCCAGAACTTATCAATGCGGGCCATCAGGTACTCGGGCTGACGCGGTCGGATGCAGGTGCCCAGTCTCTCGTCACCGCCGGTGCCGAGGTACATCGCGGCGATCTTGAAGATCTCGAAAGCCTGCGCAGTGGAGCGGCCCAGGCGGATGGTGTCATCCACTGTGCCTTCAATCACGACTTCTCGAACTTCGTCGCGAACTGCGAGCAAGACCGAAAGGCCATCGAGGCGATGGGCGACATACTTGTCGGCTCTGACCGCCCGTTAGTCATCACCTCCGGCACTGGAATGGGGAACGCTGCTCCAGGCCAACCCGCAACCGAAGACCATTTCGATGCCAATCACCCTAATCCTCGCAGAGCTTCGGAAGTAGCAGGGGCTTCCGTGGCGGAGCGTGGTGTAAATGTGTCTGTGGTGCGTCTCCCTCAGGTTCACGACACGGTCAAGCAGGGCCTCATCCCCTATGTGGTCCAGGTGGCCCGAGAGAAGGGAGTCTCGGCGTACATCGGTGAAGGACTCAATCGCTGGCCGGCAGCGCATGTTCTCGATGTTGCCCATCTCTACCGGCTCGCGCTGGAAAAGCACGAAGCAGGCAGCAGGTACCACGCAGTCGCTGAAGAAGGAGTATCGATGCGGAAGATCGCTGAAGTCATTGGCCGAGGCTTGAAGGTGCCCGTGGTCAGCCTCTCTCCGGAAGAAGCGCCAGCTCATTTTGGCTGGCTCGCGATGTTCGCCGGCTTCGATATGCCAGCTTCAAGCGCGCAAACCCAGCAACGACTGGGATGGCACCCGACTGGCCCTGGCCTGATCACTGACCTCGAACAAATGCGCTACTTCTAA
- a CDS encoding ABC transporter permease: MSSLRQSLARIFAFFHKPKLDSDLEAEVATHLDFAIEENLKRGMLPEEARRHALIRFGGVQQAREHQRATRGLPWLDILLHDLRFTFRTLRRDTGFAIVAVLILALGIGANIVVFSVVDTILLRPLPFPEANRLVRIAPKVSKCGASCATYSTDAVQEFQRQNKSFSDFTGYDAFTAPGNWKLTGGGVPVPVSEIDVMDNFFHTLGVQPLMGRLTFTAQESLPSGAPVAILSYPFWKRQLNADPHIIGKAISFGNTPTTVVGVLPDTFDFGAVYAPGTKMDVFTPYVYDRVREYGNMISLTGRLKPGVTLAQAQAEADLLFPTLDFSVKEGYKAGYTAQLWDLKDYVSGSLRRSLIVLWGAVGLILLIVCVNLSNLLLGRAAARSKEFAMRSALGAARGRIVRQLLTESLVLSAVGAILGLGLAFGAVFYLAHQGSIALPLLSSIRIDMAALVWTVFIAVVAGLLFGIAPGLRISSGNLQAALKDSAASTTGGRGTARLRTTLVVSQIALACVLLVAAGLLLRSFLRVLDVDLGFEPSHAAAISLDYDDSGDPVKRGVFDREVLRRIEAIPGVQTAAMTDSLPMSRNRSWGISAKGKHYEPGELPGTFVYVITPGYLNAIGMRLIKGRDITWEDNDPKQAVVIINETVARYLWPNEDPIDRIATVNGDDARVIGVIADVRETNAEAKSGWQMYISTAAPQFHPSDSQLVIRSSLPAKTLQPTVLATLRQLNPGQPAADLKPIQLLVDHASSPRRFFVYLVGIFAALGLILAALGIYGVISYSVTQRTQEIGIRMALGATQGNVQFGIIAQTLRVAVFGIVAGAIASLAISSLMTSLLFGTAPTDSATFAVICMLLGAVALVAGYIPARRASRIDPMVALRNN, from the coding sequence ATGAGCTCTCTCCGCCAATCCCTTGCCCGCATCTTTGCCTTCTTCCATAAGCCAAAGCTGGACTCCGACCTTGAAGCCGAGGTGGCAACGCATCTCGATTTCGCTATCGAAGAGAACCTGAAACGAGGTATGTTGCCGGAGGAGGCACGTCGTCACGCCCTGATCCGCTTCGGCGGAGTCCAGCAGGCTCGCGAGCACCAGCGCGCTACGCGTGGGCTGCCGTGGCTGGACATTCTCCTTCACGATCTGCGCTTTACTTTCCGGACGCTCCGTCGGGATACCGGCTTTGCCATCGTTGCTGTGCTCATCCTTGCTCTTGGAATTGGCGCGAACATCGTTGTCTTTTCTGTCGTTGATACTATTTTGCTGCGGCCGCTTCCGTTTCCTGAAGCGAACCGCCTGGTTCGTATCGCCCCCAAGGTCTCCAAGTGCGGAGCCTCCTGCGCTACTTATTCCACGGACGCGGTTCAGGAGTTCCAGCGTCAAAACAAATCCTTCTCGGACTTTACCGGCTATGATGCCTTTACCGCGCCGGGGAACTGGAAGCTGACTGGAGGCGGCGTCCCTGTCCCCGTCTCCGAGATCGATGTCATGGATAACTTTTTCCATACGCTGGGTGTGCAGCCGTTGATGGGTCGTCTGACCTTTACGGCTCAAGAATCCCTGCCGAGCGGCGCACCGGTCGCCATCCTCAGCTATCCCTTCTGGAAACGTCAGCTCAATGCGGACCCCCACATCATCGGGAAGGCGATCTCGTTCGGCAATACGCCTACCACCGTTGTCGGCGTTCTCCCGGATACCTTTGACTTCGGGGCCGTTTATGCTCCCGGTACGAAGATGGATGTGTTCACCCCCTATGTCTACGACCGCGTCCGCGAGTATGGGAACATGATCTCCCTCACTGGCCGCCTCAAACCTGGAGTCACCCTTGCCCAGGCTCAGGCCGAGGCGGATCTTCTCTTCCCAACCCTCGACTTCAGCGTAAAGGAGGGATACAAAGCCGGATATACTGCCCAGCTCTGGGACCTCAAAGATTATGTCTCCGGAAGTTTGCGCCGTTCGCTCATCGTCCTCTGGGGCGCGGTGGGATTGATCCTTCTCATTGTCTGCGTGAACCTCTCGAACCTGCTGCTTGGCCGTGCCGCCGCGCGTTCCAAGGAGTTCGCCATGCGCTCGGCACTTGGAGCGGCACGGGGCCGCATCGTCCGCCAGCTTCTTACGGAATCCCTTGTGCTCTCCGCGGTCGGAGCCATCCTTGGCCTCGGCCTTGCATTTGGGGCTGTCTTTTACCTTGCCCATCAGGGCTCCATCGCCCTTCCGCTTCTCTCCAGTATTCGCATCGACATGGCCGCACTTGTGTGGACCGTTTTCATTGCCGTAGTTGCCGGGCTCCTCTTCGGTATTGCTCCCGGTTTGCGCATTTCCAGCGGCAATTTACAGGCTGCGCTCAAGGATTCCGCCGCCAGCACGACGGGCGGTAGGGGGACGGCCCGCCTCCGCACGACCCTCGTCGTCTCCCAGATTGCACTCGCCTGTGTTCTCCTCGTCGCTGCCGGCCTGCTGCTGCGCAGCTTCCTCCGCGTCCTCGATGTTGACCTTGGCTTCGAGCCTTCTCATGCTGCTGCCATCTCGCTCGACTACGACGATAGCGGCGATCCGGTAAAACGCGGCGTCTTCGACCGTGAGGTTCTGCGCCGCATCGAGGCTATCCCCGGTGTCCAGACCGCTGCCATGACCGACTCTCTCCCGATGTCCCGCAACCGCTCCTGGGGCATCTCCGCCAAGGGCAAGCACTATGAGCCCGGTGAGCTCCCCGGCACCTTTGTCTATGTGATTACGCCAGGCTACCTCAATGCCATCGGCATGCGCCTCATCAAGGGGCGGGATATTACCTGGGAGGACAATGATCCTAAGCAAGCTGTTGTCATTATCAACGAGACCGTTGCCCGCTACCTCTGGCCCAACGAGGATCCGATCGACCGTATCGCGACCGTAAATGGAGACGATGCCCGGGTGATCGGCGTGATCGCTGATGTTCGCGAGACCAATGCGGAGGCTAAGTCCGGCTGGCAGATGTACATCTCCACCGCCGCCCCTCAGTTCCACCCCAGTGACTCCCAACTCGTCATCCGCTCCAGTCTTCCCGCCAAGACGCTACAACCCACCGTGCTTGCCACTCTCCGCCAACTCAACCCCGGACAGCCCGCCGCCGATCTCAAGCCCATTCAGCTTCTCGTCGACCACGCCTCCTCGCCACGGCGCTTCTTCGTCTACCTCGTGGGGATATTTGCCGCGCTTGGTCTCATCCTCGCTGCACTCGGCATCTACGGCGTCATCTCCTATTCTGTTACGCAGCGTACCCAGGAGATTGGAATTCGCATGGCGCTTGGTGCGACCCAGGGTAATGTTCAGTTCGGGATCATTGCGCAGACCTTGCGCGTGGCTGTCTTCGGCATCGTCGCCGGAGCGATTGCTTCGCTGGCGATCTCCTCGCTGATGACCTCGCTGCTCTTCGGCACGGCTCCCACCGACTCCGCTACCTTTGCCGTCATCTGTATGCTTCTCGGTGCTGTGGCCTTAGTGGCGGGATATATTCCGGCGCGGCGAGCCTCGCGCATCGACCCGATGGTTGCGCTGCGCAACAATTAG
- a CDS encoding PadR family transcriptional regulator: protein MVEDKLDLLKGTLDLMVLQTLIAMGPQHGYGIARRIEQVSDDEVLLNQGTIYASLIRLQQRGWIDAEWGTSDNNRKAKFYSITRAGRKQLAVDTEYWRRLSGVMTRILANTPAGENQ from the coding sequence ATGGTTGAAGACAAGCTCGATCTTCTCAAGGGAACCCTTGATCTGATGGTTCTCCAGACTTTGATTGCCATGGGGCCGCAGCATGGCTATGGCATTGCTCGCCGTATCGAGCAGGTCTCTGATGACGAGGTTCTCCTCAATCAGGGAACCATCTATGCCTCGCTCATCCGCTTGCAGCAGCGCGGCTGGATCGACGCTGAGTGGGGCACCTCCGATAACAATCGCAAGGCGAAGTTCTACTCCATCACCCGCGCTGGCCGTAAACAGCTTGCCGTCGATACGGAGTACTGGCGACGCCTTTCCGGCGTCATGACTCGCATCCTTGCGAATACTCCAGCCGGAGAAAACCAATGA
- the efp gene encoding elongation factor P has product MSIPATQMRPGMIIKFKDDLHLVFSVEHRTPGNLRAFIQAKLRNVRTGGMFTERFRSPDPIDRVIVDEVKMEYLYNDGDDYYFMDEAFEQTMLKRETLGDAVDYLTPNLSISVSFHDGKAVGIELPTAVEMTVMETEPGIKSATASSVTKPAKTETGLVVQVPPFINEGEKIRVDTAEGAYMSRA; this is encoded by the coding sequence ATGTCGATTCCTGCCACGCAGATGCGCCCGGGCATGATTATCAAGTTCAAGGACGATCTTCACCTCGTCTTCTCCGTCGAGCACCGCACCCCCGGCAACCTGCGCGCCTTCATCCAGGCCAAGCTGCGCAACGTCCGCACCGGCGGCATGTTTACGGAGCGCTTCCGCTCGCCCGACCCCATCGACCGCGTCATCGTCGACGAAGTCAAGATGGAGTACCTCTACAACGATGGCGACGATTACTACTTCATGGACGAGGCCTTCGAGCAGACCATGCTCAAGCGCGAGACCCTCGGCGATGCCGTCGACTACCTCACCCCGAACCTCTCCATCAGCGTCAGCTTCCACGACGGCAAGGCCGTCGGCATCGAGCTCCCCACAGCCGTCGAGATGACCGTCATGGAGACCGAGCCCGGCATCAAGTCCGCAACCGCATCCTCCGTCACCAAACCCGCCAAGACAGAAACCGGCCTCGTCGTGCAGGTCCCCCCTTTCATCAACGAAGGCGAAAAGATCCGCGTAGACACCGCCGAAGGTGCCTACATGTCCCGCGCATAA
- a CDS encoding HEPN domain-containing protein, whose protein sequence is MNRSDLQRLTKTRIREAKILFTAGEYSGAYYLSGYAVECALKACFAKGVSRHDFPDKNRAGKIFIHRLPELATLANLKTELDETKKENTKFAAGWELICRWTEESRYSIWTRNDAEAILDAIVRRKDGVLPWIKQRW, encoded by the coding sequence ATGAATCGAAGCGATCTACAACGGCTGACTAAGACCAGAATCCGCGAAGCAAAGATTCTCTTTACAGCAGGTGAATACAGTGGCGCATACTATCTGTCAGGATATGCAGTAGAGTGCGCCCTGAAAGCTTGTTTTGCAAAGGGAGTGAGTCGTCATGATTTTCCCGACAAGAATCGCGCCGGGAAGATCTTTATTCATCGGCTGCCAGAACTTGCAACACTAGCTAATCTGAAGACTGAACTGGATGAGACTAAGAAGGAAAACACAAAGTTCGCCGCAGGATGGGAACTCATCTGTAGGTGGACAGAAGAAAGTCGCTATTCCATATGGACTAGGAATGATGCAGAGGCGATTCTGGATGCAATCGTGAGAAGGAAGGATGGGGTGCTGCCATGGATCAAGCAACGCTGGTAA
- a CDS encoding acylphosphatase, which produces MVLHLLVKGRVQGVGFRWYVQREAAEIGLRGWVRNTTDGHVEIVAAGEVNDLNELKTAVRKGSRGSRVDRVLEHELAESEGALLGPFEIEGAW; this is translated from the coding sequence ATGGTATTGCATCTCCTCGTGAAGGGCCGCGTGCAGGGCGTCGGCTTCCGCTGGTACGTCCAGCGGGAGGCAGCAGAGATCGGCCTCCGCGGTTGGGTCCGCAATACCACCGACGGCCACGTCGAGATCGTCGCCGCAGGCGAAGTCAACGATCTAAACGAGCTGAAGACAGCAGTCCGCAAAGGATCACGCGGCAGCCGCGTCGATCGCGTACTGGAACACGAACTGGCAGAGAGCGAAGGCGCGCTGCTAGGACCATTTGAGATTGAAGGAGCTTGGTAA
- a CDS encoding adenine phosphoribosyltransferase: protein MSAINCEPLKELVRTVPDFPKDGILFYDITTLLKDKAGFAQLIDAFAAYYIGKDIDLVLGIEARGFIFGPALAYRLNAGFVPVRKPKKLPAKTARVSYDLEYGTDALEIHLDAIQPGQRVVIVDDLLATGGTMQATVQLVRQLGGEIAGLGFAIELDFLKGRAKFQEYDVLSLLHYDE, encoded by the coding sequence ATGAGTGCAATTAATTGTGAGCCGTTGAAGGAACTAGTCCGCACAGTTCCCGACTTCCCCAAAGATGGAATCCTGTTTTACGACATCACCACCCTGCTGAAGGACAAGGCCGGCTTCGCGCAGCTTATCGACGCCTTCGCCGCCTACTACATCGGCAAAGACATCGACCTCGTCCTCGGCATCGAGGCCCGTGGCTTCATCTTCGGCCCCGCTCTCGCCTATCGCCTCAACGCAGGCTTCGTTCCCGTCCGCAAGCCCAAGAAGCTGCCCGCAAAGACCGCCCGCGTCAGCTACGATCTCGAATACGGCACCGACGCCCTTGAGATCCACCTCGACGCCATCCAGCCCGGCCAGCGCGTCGTCATCGTCGACGACCTCCTCGCCACCGGAGGCACCATGCAGGCCACCGTCCAGCTCGTCCGCCAGCTCGGCGGCGAGATCGCCGGCTTAGGCTTCGCCATCGAACTCGACTTCCTCAAAGGCCGCGCCAAGTTCCAGGAGTACGACGTCCTCTCACTCCTCCACTACGACGAGTAA
- a CDS encoding energy transducer TonB family protein encodes MMRSMLLASLALSPVLIHAQATVPAQTSKAAPVLQAGLVEPKAFSSAADGGTATTALRVSTGVIGPKLISTVDVAAGDDWTAAEKSRTAVVEMMVDEAGNPTDLKIVRSCGSEMDKNLLTAVKQYRFRPGTVSHQVTAMPVDLEVTILRPSF; translated from the coding sequence ATGATGCGTTCCATGCTTCTTGCTAGCCTTGCTCTCTCTCCCGTTCTGATTCATGCTCAGGCAACTGTGCCTGCACAAACCTCGAAGGCTGCACCGGTGTTGCAGGCCGGGCTTGTCGAGCCGAAGGCTTTTAGCTCTGCGGCTGATGGTGGTACTGCGACGACGGCGTTGCGTGTTTCCACGGGCGTGATTGGCCCGAAGCTGATCTCTACGGTCGATGTTGCCGCGGGCGATGACTGGACAGCGGCAGAGAAGTCTCGTACCGCTGTGGTTGAGATGATGGTCGACGAGGCGGGCAATCCTACGGATCTGAAGATTGTCCGGTCGTGCGGTTCGGAGATGGATAAGAATCTTCTTACGGCTGTGAAGCAGTACCGGTTTCGTCCCGGTACGGTGAGCCACCAGGTGACGGCTATGCCGGTTGACCTTGAGGTTACCATCCTCAGGCCGTCTTTTTAG
- a CDS encoding NAD(P)-dependent alcohol dehydrogenase — MKSHGYAAHDKSSPLVPFDFERRDPGPKDVVIEIAYSGICHSDIHQVRDEWGGSIYPMVPGHEIVGKVTAIGNAVTKFKVGDLAGVGVTVETCMACENCLASAEPYCTKGMVGTYNAKTYSDEPTFGGYANNIVAPEHYVFSISPKLDLAAVAPLLCAGITTYSPLRHWKVGPDTKVGIVGLGGLGHMGLKFAHSFGAHVVQFTTSESKIDDAKKLGADEVVITKDASQMAKHAGSLDFILDCVSAPHDLNAYLNLLRLNGTLCLVGLPDQPLPIAPFAVIANRRSLSGSMIGGMAETQEMLDYCAEKNIVSEIELTPIQKLAEAYERILKADVKYRFVIDMATLKS, encoded by the coding sequence ATGAAGTCACACGGATACGCCGCTCACGACAAGTCCTCCCCACTCGTCCCCTTCGACTTCGAGCGCCGCGACCCCGGCCCCAAAGATGTCGTCATCGAGATCGCCTACTCCGGCATCTGCCACTCCGACATCCACCAGGTCCGCGACGAATGGGGCGGCTCCATCTACCCCATGGTCCCCGGCCACGAGATCGTCGGCAAAGTTACCGCCATCGGCAACGCCGTCACTAAATTTAAGGTCGGGGACCTCGCCGGAGTCGGCGTCACCGTAGAAACCTGCATGGCCTGCGAAAATTGTTTAGCCAGCGCCGAACCCTACTGCACCAAAGGCATGGTCGGCACCTACAACGCCAAGACCTACTCCGACGAACCGACCTTCGGAGGCTACGCCAACAACATCGTCGCGCCCGAGCACTACGTCTTCAGCATCTCCCCGAAGCTCGACCTCGCCGCCGTCGCTCCCCTGCTCTGCGCCGGCATCACCACCTACTCGCCGCTACGGCATTGGAAGGTCGGCCCCGACACAAAGGTCGGCATCGTCGGTCTCGGCGGACTCGGCCACATGGGCCTCAAGTTCGCTCACTCCTTCGGCGCGCACGTCGTCCAGTTCACCACCTCCGAGAGCAAGATCGACGACGCCAAAAAGCTCGGCGCGGATGAGGTCGTCATCACCAAAGACGCCTCCCAGATGGCCAAACACGCAGGCTCACTCGACTTCATCCTCGACTGCGTCTCCGCCCCCCACGACCTCAACGCCTACCTCAACCTGCTGCGCCTCAACGGAACCCTCTGCCTCGTCGGCCTGCCCGATCAGCCGCTCCCCATCGCTCCCTTTGCCGTCATCGCCAACCGCCGCTCGCTCTCCGGCTCCATGATCGGCGGCATGGCCGAGACCCAGGAGATGCTCGACTACTGCGCCGAAAAGAACATCGTCTCCGAGATCGAGCTCACCCCCATCCAAAAACTCGCCGAAGCCTACGAGCGCATCCTCAAAGCCGATGTGAAGTACCGCTTCGTCATCGACATGGCCACCCTCAAAAGCTAG
- a CDS encoding sel1 repeat family protein, producing MQFDAMPENMIILRRGLLYAVLCCSFLLEAQQPVAIQIGTEQGGLPSSGGYKPSSLSLTQLLESDRLLQEGMMSFMRSGDSKSYRDTVVSAASREDIGAELLLAEQYIPKQCPFEINQDMPHCGKSGNEPPHVVFRQNPLGIEASYEEAARWLEKASAHGSGEASEVLAQLITRMQANGHGTSYTAADSARFHALARSQGYDVEPISAICYKLTPGGTSISLGRLLGLILGQPPQKLFTEEELAALNKAGVSGSLLYGGGSGNGDSVMLMRPEGPVAHVRIILDHDPGHEVLLPIPAHRDVIFLQRGDTFLAFPGNGPNLPRFLSLTPSTTTDPQISLFTQTMDGGHSGGFCTRFP from the coding sequence ATGCAGTTCGACGCTATGCCTGAAAATATGATCATTCTGAGGCGGGGGCTGCTTTACGCAGTGCTTTGCTGTTCGTTTCTGCTTGAGGCGCAGCAGCCAGTTGCGATCCAGATAGGAACGGAACAGGGCGGTTTGCCTTCCTCGGGGGGCTACAAGCCTTCTTCTTTGTCGCTCACCCAACTGTTGGAAAGCGATCGCCTGTTACAGGAAGGCATGATGTCGTTCATGCGAAGCGGCGACAGCAAGTCCTATCGAGACACTGTCGTTAGCGCGGCTAGTCGGGAAGACATAGGGGCAGAGCTGCTGCTGGCCGAGCAATATATTCCCAAGCAGTGTCCCTTTGAGATCAATCAGGATATGCCACACTGCGGGAAGAGCGGGAATGAACCACCGCATGTCGTCTTCCGACAGAATCCACTGGGCATTGAGGCATCGTATGAGGAGGCCGCTCGTTGGCTCGAGAAAGCCAGTGCTCATGGCTCGGGCGAAGCAAGCGAAGTGCTCGCGCAACTGATCACTAGAATGCAAGCAAATGGACACGGTACGAGCTACACCGCCGCAGATTCTGCTCGCTTCCATGCGCTTGCGCGTTCTCAGGGCTATGATGTCGAGCCAATCAGCGCCATTTGCTACAAACTGACGCCGGGCGGAACAAGCATCAGCCTGGGACGACTTCTCGGTCTCATCCTCGGCCAACCGCCTCAAAAGCTATTCACTGAAGAAGAGCTTGCCGCTCTCAACAAAGCCGGCGTCTCCGGATCCCTGTTGTATGGAGGAGGTTCCGGTAATGGAGATTCGGTTATGCTTATGCGTCCGGAAGGGCCTGTTGCTCATGTTCGCATCATTCTGGATCACGACCCGGGCCATGAGGTCCTGCTGCCCATTCCGGCTCACCGCGATGTGATCTTTCTTCAGCGAGGCGACACCTTCTTGGCATTCCCTGGTAACGGACCGAATCTCCCTCGATTCCTTTCGCTCACACCCAGCACTACTACTGACCCGCAAATTTCGCTCTTCACACAGACGATGGATGGAGGACATTCGGGCGGCTTTTGCACTCGTTTTCCTTAG